Proteins encoded by one window of Desulfomicrobium macestii:
- a CDS encoding sigma-54-dependent transcriptional regulator codes for MNAEKIVLVVDADLARRQALIDLLATDGYAVPVASDGEEALLKLEGGQIDLVIAEEDIPGMTGRELLWECVRRWPGLPFIMLTGNGTVRGAVAAIKDGATDYLTRPVDGQDLLRGIARILAASGGRAWARGGNLLTEELWGGKSPSMQRLYKLIERVAPTEATILLLGESGTGKEKIAGLLHRLSQRSRGPLVIVDCGSTPSTLLESELFGHAKGSFTNAYKDKKGLVAEAHGGTLFLDEIGNISSEMQLRLLRFLQERKIRRVGDLAETAINCRVIAATNADLAELVRSGEFREDLYYRLKVITIQVPPLRERKADIPVLAERFLQLFAEDGPLSRLDAEVSEAILDYPWPGNVRELRNMLEAAVILSSDGLIRMEDMQFEDSFDDTPLPGNLLSLAGSEKQVVLNALERSSWVVKDAADLLGVSRRTMHYKIKKFQIDTAKRSA; via the coding sequence GTGAATGCCGAAAAAATCGTTCTGGTCGTCGATGCCGATCTGGCTCGGCGGCAAGCCCTCATCGATCTGCTGGCAACGGACGGTTACGCCGTTCCGGTCGCGTCCGATGGCGAAGAGGCCCTGCTTAAGCTTGAGGGCGGGCAGATCGACCTGGTCATCGCCGAAGAGGACATTCCGGGCATGACCGGCAGAGAGCTTTTGTGGGAGTGCGTCCGGCGCTGGCCGGGCCTGCCGTTCATCATGCTGACCGGCAACGGAACGGTGCGGGGCGCCGTCGCGGCCATCAAGGACGGAGCTACGGATTATCTGACAAGGCCCGTGGACGGACAGGATCTGCTCCGGGGAATTGCCCGGATTTTGGCCGCAAGCGGAGGGCGCGCTTGGGCTCGCGGCGGCAACCTGCTGACCGAGGAGCTTTGGGGCGGGAAAAGTCCTTCCATGCAACGCCTCTACAAGTTGATCGAGCGGGTGGCCCCGACGGAGGCCACGATCCTGCTTCTGGGCGAGAGCGGCACGGGCAAGGAAAAGATCGCCGGGCTCCTGCATCGCCTGAGTCAGCGCTCGCGGGGGCCGCTCGTGATCGTCGATTGCGGCTCAACTCCATCCACCTTGCTTGAGAGCGAGCTGTTCGGACATGCCAAGGGCTCGTTCACCAATGCCTACAAGGACAAGAAGGGGCTTGTGGCCGAGGCGCATGGTGGAACCCTGTTCCTTGACGAGATAGGGAACATCTCATCGGAAATGCAGCTCCGTCTTTTACGTTTTCTGCAGGAACGAAAAATCCGGCGGGTTGGCGATCTGGCCGAGACCGCCATCAATTGCCGCGTCATCGCCGCGACCAACGCGGACCTGGCCGAGCTGGTGCGCAGCGGCGAATTTCGCGAGGACCTGTACTACCGGCTCAAGGTCATCACCATTCAGGTGCCGCCCCTGCGCGAGCGCAAGGCCGACATCCCCGTTTTGGCCGAACGTTTTCTGCAACTCTTTGCCGAGGACGGGCCTTTGTCCCGGCTCGACGCAGAAGTCTCCGAGGCCATCCTCGACTACCCCTGGCCCGGCAATGTGCGTGAACTGCGCAACATGCTGGAAGCCGCGGTCATTTTGTCCTCTGACGGACTTATCCGGATGGAGGACATGCAGTTCGAGGACAGCTTTGATGACACGCCCCTTCCCGGCAATCTTCTTTCCCTGGCCGGAAGCGAGAAGCAGGTGGTCCTGAACGCTCTCGAGCGAAGCTCCTGGGTGGTCAAGGACGCCGCCGACCTGCTTGGGGTCAGTCGTCGGACCATGCACTACAAGATCAAGAAATTTCAGATTGATACGGCAAAACGATCAGCCTGA
- a CDS encoding PilW family protein, translating to MIKNKQSLPGQYGMTLIEVLVAMAISSLVMGAIYSIFQSHQRIAAKQEQTSLMQQELLSAMSLISEELRMCGYSAQGTLGFGFLHRPEAGAPDHGRATNQTAVYCRRDWNNDGLINESGSGSLREHSGFRLNVANDGSAKAVADNVLRKYDTGAVRWQPISTNIGALRFTYFNAEGAVIPDPQANPGIIRGVKVEITAIPSPLRASLKIGNRTMSTMVWCRNLGTDKRNPLSTGSVDAAMAVVASSSAP from the coding sequence ATGATCAAAAACAAACAAAGCCTCCCCGGCCAATACGGCATGACTCTCATCGAAGTCCTGGTCGCCATGGCCATCTCGAGCCTTGTCATGGGCGCCATCTACTCCATTTTTCAATCCCACCAGCGCATCGCCGCCAAACAGGAACAGACAAGCCTCATGCAGCAGGAGCTGCTTTCCGCCATGTCGCTCATCTCGGAAGAGCTGCGCATGTGCGGTTACTCGGCGCAAGGGACGCTGGGGTTCGGTTTTCTGCACAGGCCAGAGGCGGGCGCACCGGATCATGGGCGAGCCACGAACCAGACAGCCGTCTATTGCCGCCGGGACTGGAACAATGACGGCCTCATAAACGAGAGCGGCAGCGGCAGCCTTCGCGAACACTCGGGCTTCAGGCTCAATGTCGCCAATGATGGCTCCGCAAAAGCAGTCGCCGACAATGTGCTGCGCAAATACGACACGGGCGCCGTACGCTGGCAGCCGATCAGCACCAACATCGGCGCCCTGCGTTTCACCTATTTCAACGCCGAAGGCGCTGTCATCCCCGATCCGCAAGCAAACCCCGGGATCATTCGCGGCGTCAAGGTTGAAATCACGGCCATACCCTCGCCATTGCGCGCCAGCCTCAAGATAGGCAATCGCACCATGTCCACGATGGTGTGGTGCAGAAATCTCGGAACAGACAAGAGGAATCCCTTGAGCACCGGCTCCGTGGATGCGGCCATGGCTGTCGTCGCTTCGAGCAGCGCCCCATGA